A single window of Fervidicoccus fontis Kam940 DNA harbors:
- a CDS encoding M24 family metallopeptidase: protein MKEVKRGRVKKILSYGLDSIVVTSGSNFFYLTGLKIETFERPLLLFMSEDYSFLLAPKLEMERLGDLNVTESLFYDDATDPFKIIESTPTLKNILRKGVKIGVDPNLRFSFFYKLNNIFKDVNFVDASEEIQLARMIKEEEEIKNIEKASNILSKIFETAQESISPGISEAEVRFNLMKKASELGASSYDFIAIQSGENTAIPHHEFSSRKIRRGDLIVIDAVVSYNWYNADLTRVFSLGKPNEEVLSIYSFVRQAQKIGIESSISNVTAKSIDEKVRNYFKEREIDQFFIHRTGHGLGIDAHEKPFISSTSNDVIENGQVFTIEPGLYFPGKFGIRLEVDVVIKEGKPHIIGDFPLDIVII from the coding sequence TTGAAAGAGGTAAAAAGAGGTAGAGTGAAAAAAATACTTTCATATGGGCTCGATTCGATTGTAGTTACTTCTGGTTCTAATTTTTTCTATCTTACAGGTTTAAAAATTGAGACTTTTGAAAGGCCGTTATTATTATTTATGAGCGAAGACTACTCTTTTCTTCTTGCCCCAAAATTGGAAATGGAAAGATTGGGAGATCTTAATGTAACGGAGTCTCTTTTTTATGATGATGCAACTGATCCCTTTAAAATTATTGAAAGTACTCCAACTCTCAAGAATATACTTAGAAAAGGAGTTAAAATAGGGGTAGATCCCAATCTCAGATTTTCCTTTTTTTATAAATTGAATAATATATTTAAGGATGTAAACTTTGTAGATGCAAGCGAAGAGATTCAATTGGCTAGAATGATAAAAGAAGAGGAAGAAATAAAAAACATAGAAAAAGCATCAAATATTTTATCAAAAATTTTTGAAACTGCCCAAGAATCGATTTCTCCTGGGATTTCCGAAGCGGAAGTAAGATTTAATCTAATGAAGAAGGCATCAGAACTTGGCGCTAGTTCTTATGACTTCATCGCTATACAGTCTGGGGAAAATACCGCTATTCCTCATCATGAATTTTCCAGCAGAAAAATCAGAAGAGGAGATTTAATTGTAATCGACGCCGTAGTATCTTACAATTGGTACAATGCCGATTTAACGAGGGTATTTTCTCTTGGAAAGCCAAACGAAGAAGTCCTAAGCATTTATTCATTTGTTAGGCAGGCTCAAAAAATTGGTATAGAATCTTCAATAAGCAACGTAACTGCAAAAAGCATAGATGAAAAAGTTAGAAACTACTTCAAAGAAAGAGAAATTGATCAGTTCTTCATTCACAGAACTGGACATGGATTAGGCATAGATGCACACGAGAAGCCGTTCATTTCATCAACTTCAAACGATGTTATTGAAAATGGCCAAGTTTTTACTATAGAGCCAGGACTGTATTTTCCTGGAAAATTTGGAATAAGGCTAGAAGTTGATGTTGTTATAAAAGAAGGAAAACCTCATATAATAGGCGATTTTCCCTTAGATATAGTAATTATCTAA
- a CDS encoding DNA-directed DNA polymerase I: MATLKRDRKENGPTLFDFINSSNKKEKTANNFAEDLTYNQDKELKDHEDEVQKLAYISKDNSIEYISSLLLNGNAKGEEENEKKIEELGKSSIVVNENKKIVWFVKVDNATINDGYLLSYYYDNHRNKAVLCFYEEKSGRILYWYDKTDHKPYFLAKESPEEIDKILNGSLKQKVISKDIVLKINPLTMKNEHYTKITVTDPLAVKEMRDKFRDSWESNIKYHHNFIFDRQLIPGAKYNVLGKNLALAFEGNSIPKEIEQSFSNEDEETLKFVRDVYPLFEQSPPQPKMAAIDIEVFSPYQNRVPDVSQALYPIVAISISTTDGKKIVLTSAYPLSSKDPIKSETKDIEVHVFDDEYSLIQEFFSILKDYPVVYTFNGDNFDLPYIRNRAIILGMREEEIPIEEFQDFYTFKNAIHIDLYHVFNNKALKTYAFGGEYRENTLNSIAEAIIGIGKVKVDENPGTLGISKLVEYNYRDSFITLELVRWKNFLTWKLLVLLSRLTKTSIEELSRTQISAWIKNMFYWEHRKRNYIIPKQEDILAHKKEIKSKAVIKGKKYAGAIVLNPPVGVFFNVVVLDFASLYPSIIKVWNLSYETVNPHYPCNKERTIPDVGHKVCFDRRGMTPIMIGAMRDLRVKVYKKKSKDKSISEERKEWYNAVQSALKVLLNASYGVFGSDNFALYAPPVAESVTAVGRYTITNTVEKAKSLGLRILYGDTDSMFIWSPSKEALQEIIASVEKEFGLDLEVDKEFRYVAFSGLKKNYLGVTSLGEVIIKGLLGKKRNQPEFLKQAFSDVIKRLSEINKPNDFLETQDKIKENVKKIYLKLKNMEYNLDELAFNVMLNKDVLEYKKNTPQHVKAALQLKPFNKALARGDIISYVKVKGKDGVKTVELAKLSDIDIEKYLDIARTTFEQILKTINISWEEIEGVARLESFFKN, translated from the coding sequence ATGGCAACTTTGAAGAGGGACAGAAAAGAAAACGGTCCAACATTATTTGATTTTATAAACTCAAGTAACAAAAAAGAAAAGACGGCAAACAATTTTGCAGAAGACTTGACGTATAACCAGGATAAAGAACTTAAAGATCACGAAGATGAAGTGCAAAAGTTAGCATATATATCTAAAGACAATTCGATCGAATATATTTCCAGCTTATTGCTTAATGGAAATGCAAAAGGCGAAGAGGAAAATGAGAAGAAGATTGAAGAACTAGGTAAATCGAGTATAGTTGTTAATGAAAATAAAAAAATTGTATGGTTCGTTAAAGTTGATAATGCTACAATTAATGATGGATATTTGCTCTCTTACTATTACGATAATCACAGAAACAAAGCAGTTCTGTGTTTTTATGAAGAAAAAAGCGGAAGGATCTTGTATTGGTATGACAAGACCGATCATAAGCCATATTTTCTCGCGAAGGAAAGTCCAGAAGAAATAGATAAGATATTAAACGGGTCTTTAAAACAGAAGGTGATAAGCAAAGATATTGTCTTAAAAATCAACCCGCTTACAATGAAAAATGAGCACTATACAAAGATTACAGTCACAGATCCGCTTGCTGTAAAAGAAATGAGAGATAAGTTCAGAGACAGCTGGGAAAGCAATATAAAATACCACCATAACTTCATATTCGATAGACAGCTGATACCCGGAGCAAAATATAATGTATTAGGAAAAAATCTTGCTCTCGCATTTGAGGGTAATTCCATTCCGAAAGAAATAGAACAGAGCTTTTCAAATGAGGACGAAGAAACCTTAAAGTTTGTAAGAGATGTTTATCCTCTTTTTGAGCAGTCTCCTCCGCAACCAAAAATGGCTGCCATAGATATAGAGGTCTTTTCTCCGTACCAAAACAGAGTTCCTGATGTATCGCAAGCACTATATCCTATTGTAGCTATATCGATTAGCACTACGGATGGAAAGAAGATTGTTCTTACAAGCGCATACCCTCTTTCAAGTAAGGATCCTATTAAATCGGAAACTAAAGACATAGAAGTTCATGTGTTCGATGATGAGTATTCTCTTATTCAAGAGTTTTTCAGTATATTAAAAGACTATCCTGTTGTATATACATTCAACGGAGATAACTTCGATCTTCCTTATATAAGAAACAGAGCAATCATTCTTGGAATGAGAGAAGAAGAAATCCCAATTGAAGAGTTTCAGGACTTTTATACATTTAAAAACGCAATACATATAGACTTGTACCATGTATTCAACAATAAAGCGCTTAAAACTTATGCCTTTGGAGGAGAGTACAGAGAAAATACGCTGAACAGCATAGCCGAGGCAATAATCGGTATCGGAAAAGTAAAAGTAGACGAGAATCCTGGAACACTAGGCATTTCTAAGCTCGTAGAGTATAACTACAGGGACTCGTTTATAACTCTAGAATTGGTTAGATGGAAAAACTTCTTAACATGGAAATTGCTTGTTTTGCTTTCAAGACTGACTAAGACAAGCATAGAAGAGTTAAGCAGAACACAAATCAGTGCATGGATTAAAAACATGTTCTATTGGGAGCATAGAAAGAGAAACTATATAATTCCAAAGCAAGAGGATATATTAGCTCATAAGAAAGAAATAAAAAGCAAAGCTGTAATTAAAGGAAAGAAGTACGCTGGGGCAATAGTTCTTAATCCGCCAGTAGGCGTCTTCTTCAATGTTGTAGTCTTGGATTTTGCTAGTCTATATCCATCGATAATAAAGGTGTGGAACTTAAGCTACGAAACGGTAAATCCACATTATCCGTGCAATAAGGAAAGAACTATACCTGATGTTGGGCATAAGGTTTGCTTTGACAGGAGAGGAATGACCCCCATAATGATAGGGGCAATGAGAGATCTGAGAGTTAAGGTATATAAGAAGAAGAGCAAGGATAAAAGCATAAGCGAAGAGAGGAAGGAGTGGTATAATGCTGTTCAATCCGCTCTTAAGGTATTGCTTAATGCCAGTTACGGAGTCTTCGGAAGCGATAATTTTGCCCTATATGCGCCACCAGTAGCAGAAAGTGTCACAGCAGTTGGAAGGTACACTATTACTAACACCGTAGAAAAAGCGAAATCATTAGGCCTTAGGATACTTTATGGCGACACAGACAGCATGTTTATCTGGAGTCCAAGCAAAGAAGCATTACAAGAGATAATCGCCTCTGTTGAGAAGGAGTTTGGATTAGATTTAGAAGTAGACAAGGAGTTTAGATACGTAGCTTTTTCCGGCCTGAAAAAGAACTACTTAGGAGTAACTTCTTTAGGCGAAGTTATTATCAAGGGACTTCTTGGAAAGAAGAGAAATCAGCCAGAGTTTCTTAAGCAGGCTTTTTCAGATGTAATAAAAAGACTTTCTGAAATCAATAAGCCGAACGATTTCTTAGAAACACAGGATAAGATAAAGGAGAATGTTAAGAAAATTTACTTAAAGCTCAAAAATATGGAGTATAACCTCGATGAGCTTGCATTCAATGTTATGCTTAACAAGGATGTCTTGGAGTACAAGAAGAATACTCCTCAACACGTTAAGGCGGCACTTCAGCTAAAGCCTTTTAATAAAGCTTTAGCTAGAGGTGATATAATTTCTTATGTAAAAGTGAAGGGGAAAGATGGAGTAAAAACAGTTGAGCTTGCAAAACTTTCAGATATAGATATCGAAAAATATTTAGATATAGCCAGGACAACATTCGAACAAATTCTAAAGACCATCAACATAAGCTGGGAAGAGATAGAAGGCGTTGCGAGACTTGAGTCCTTCTTTAAGAATTAA
- a CDS encoding DUF401 family protein, with amino-acid sequence MEIDSLTIFVVSIIIVVLLVLRKVNIAISLGSGLLFFSLLAIRNPLEIGIVILYTMNKTTLITLSSLILAMFLADIYRVTGIAEKMVNGLKFFGKKFTGIFTPAIIGLLPMPGGAYISAVLAESIYKELNLSPEEKSFINYWFRHIWIPTWPLYQNVILASALLKMSTTDIFKMNWELTVSGLLGGAVILLLLGSYYKKSEIDKDNKDNKNIEKARLKNILHIWPLICIVILSLVFGILLPVSILISIFLYIAVYHPTKKHLYDALKYSFNLTIIVLVVETLIFGNMITFGGVTKELTAIFSSYAFLAVTTIPFIIGFATGTELTYVALAFPPLINIFNQSSLFIPVAFLSGYMGVMLSPSHSCLILTVQYYKAELPKVYRYLIPSVIVVFAVAVLLIYLLKL; translated from the coding sequence ATGGAAATAGACTCGTTGACAATTTTTGTTGTTTCTATCATAATTGTTGTTCTTTTAGTTTTGAGAAAAGTAAATATAGCTATTTCTCTAGGTTCAGGTCTTCTCTTTTTCTCTTTACTTGCAATAAGGAATCCTTTAGAAATAGGAATTGTAATTCTCTATACTATGAATAAAACCACTTTAATAACCTTATCTTCGTTAATATTAGCTATGTTTCTTGCCGACATTTATAGAGTTACAGGTATAGCTGAAAAGATGGTTAATGGATTAAAGTTTTTTGGAAAGAAGTTTACTGGAATTTTTACCCCAGCAATTATAGGTCTTCTCCCGATGCCAGGTGGTGCATATATTTCAGCTGTGCTTGCTGAATCTATATATAAAGAGCTAAATCTTAGCCCTGAGGAGAAATCTTTTATAAACTATTGGTTCAGGCACATTTGGATTCCTACGTGGCCATTATATCAAAATGTTATCCTTGCATCCGCATTGCTTAAAATGTCAACTACAGATATTTTTAAAATGAATTGGGAGCTTACTGTATCAGGATTATTAGGAGGAGCGGTAATTCTCCTCTTATTAGGCTCATACTATAAAAAATCTGAGATTGACAAAGACAATAAAGATAATAAAAATATTGAAAAAGCTAGACTGAAAAACATACTTCATATTTGGCCTCTAATTTGCATAGTTATTCTTTCTCTTGTTTTTGGAATTTTGCTTCCTGTTTCAATACTAATTTCAATATTTTTATATATAGCTGTTTACCACCCAACAAAGAAACACCTCTATGATGCGCTAAAATATTCATTCAATCTAACTATAATAGTACTTGTTGTAGAGACGCTTATCTTTGGAAACATGATAACGTTTGGAGGAGTAACAAAGGAGTTGACAGCAATCTTTTCAAGTTACGCTTTTCTAGCAGTCACGACAATACCATTTATAATTGGCTTTGCAACTGGAACAGAACTTACGTATGTAGCGCTCGCCTTTCCCCCTCTAATAAACATATTTAATCAGAGCTCTCTTTTCATTCCAGTAGCATTTCTTTCAGGATATATGGGTGTCATGTTAAGTCCTTCACACTCGTGTTTAATACTAACCGTACAGTACTATAAAGCCGAACTGCCAAAAGTCTACAGATATTTGATACCTTCAGTTATTGTGGTTTTCGCAGTAGCAGTCTTGCTAATATACCTTCTTAAGCTCTAA
- a CDS encoding SPL family radical SAM protein, with the protein MKVGNTEVHFIEVKSAISQSGLPDLDYALNPYLGCSHGCIYCYARLYTKDERASKNWGKVVLVKTNLVEVLKKEVKRKKKGIVGVGTITDAYQPLEAIYKLTRRSVKILLESGFYLSFQTKNPLILRDKEILLNYREKVDVGFTITSLKSSVSKFIEPNAPFPISRANAIRALSKEGIKTWIFYGPIIPRINDDRETADAIVTLAVETGSTLFYDSLHIKSFMLNDTYPLNEIIRTFDKARVKNFLNFLKKRCEEEGIICKGGFEEEKKSF; encoded by the coding sequence ATGAAAGTAGGCAATACTGAAGTGCATTTTATAGAAGTAAAGAGTGCAATTTCCCAAAGCGGATTGCCTGATCTTGACTATGCCTTAAATCCCTACTTAGGATGCTCTCATGGATGTATATATTGCTATGCAAGACTTTACACGAAGGATGAAAGAGCATCCAAAAATTGGGGAAAGGTCGTACTGGTAAAAACAAACCTTGTTGAAGTCCTAAAGAAAGAAGTTAAGAGGAAAAAGAAAGGGATAGTAGGTGTTGGGACAATAACCGATGCTTATCAACCATTGGAGGCTATTTACAAATTGACAAGGAGATCCGTAAAGATATTGCTTGAAAGTGGTTTTTACCTAAGCTTTCAGACAAAAAATCCCCTAATATTAAGAGATAAGGAAATTCTTCTCAATTATAGAGAAAAAGTAGATGTAGGATTTACCATAACATCTCTTAAAAGTAGTGTATCGAAATTTATCGAGCCAAATGCTCCATTTCCCATCTCAAGGGCTAATGCTATAAGAGCTTTAAGCAAAGAAGGAATAAAAACATGGATCTTTTACGGTCCCATTATTCCCAGAATCAATGATGACAGAGAGACGGCAGATGCGATAGTTACATTAGCTGTGGAGACAGGCAGTACGCTTTTTTATGATTCTCTCCATATTAAATCATTTATGCTAAATGATACTTATCCTTTAAATGAGATAATCAGAACCTTTGATAAAGCTAGAGTGAAAAATTTTTTAAATTTTTTAAAAAAGAGGTGTGAAGAAGAGGGCATCATATGCAAAGGTGGTTTTGAGGAAGAAAAAAAGAGTTTTTGA
- a CDS encoding Nre family DNA repair protein, producing the protein MKIDTRLCVLCRGRGYCGLAYCPIIARNTALTKLKGLTEKKEIYGSSPPSVFVGRIGYPKVRIGPSSPPLSGDTQIYELPESWLKLRIEDILDYRYSLITGYNYASVNQVNEKFVNEVRDIAMSIKPVEIEMKLIKPPVPIVIFDEEQPPFGPSSPIERFKIVNNPSIPKIIDSLYYDEIKAKDAIIYLYERNFPVSYISKVMSIGTFGEREKRRLVPTRWSITAVDSTISEELLKKVKGFQEISEIEVYELKIHDNLFISILFPRSWSFEWMEAWWPGSTWNPQNGDVEIEGDYEYYRGRKNYPSIGGCYYSARLATAELLLNKKRQATAVLLREIYPGFNVPIGVWFVRESIREMYKRGPVMKTYDINEVVSFLNKETKLGSAKWIASSKIIQLIMTEKKITEYF; encoded by the coding sequence ATGAAGATAGACACGAGATTGTGTGTCTTATGTAGAGGTAGGGGCTACTGCGGGCTGGCATATTGTCCAATAATAGCTAGAAATACGGCTTTAACAAAGCTAAAAGGTCTTACAGAGAAGAAAGAAATTTACGGTTCCAGTCCTCCTTCAGTATTTGTTGGGAGAATTGGTTATCCTAAGGTAAGAATAGGGCCGAGCTCTCCACCTTTAAGTGGGGACACACAGATATATGAGTTGCCCGAGTCTTGGCTGAAATTAAGAATAGAAGATATACTGGATTACCGTTACAGCTTAATTACTGGCTATAACTATGCGAGCGTAAATCAGGTTAATGAAAAATTTGTAAATGAAGTGAGAGATATAGCTATGAGTATAAAACCTGTAGAGATAGAAATGAAATTAATCAAGCCGCCAGTTCCGATAGTAATATTTGATGAGGAACAACCTCCTTTTGGTCCTAGCTCACCTATAGAGAGATTCAAAATTGTAAACAATCCAAGCATTCCAAAGATAATTGACAGTTTGTATTATGACGAGATTAAGGCAAAAGATGCGATAATTTATCTATACGAGAGAAACTTTCCAGTTTCTTATATATCAAAGGTAATGAGTATAGGAACTTTTGGAGAAAGAGAAAAAAGAAGGCTAGTTCCAACTAGGTGGAGCATTACAGCAGTAGACAGTACAATTTCAGAAGAATTACTGAAAAAAGTAAAAGGCTTCCAAGAAATCAGTGAAATTGAGGTATATGAGCTGAAAATACATGACAACTTATTTATATCTATACTATTTCCTAGAAGCTGGAGCTTTGAATGGATGGAGGCTTGGTGGCCCGGTTCGACGTGGAATCCTCAGAACGGAGATGTAGAAATTGAGGGCGATTATGAGTACTACAGAGGCAGAAAGAACTATCCATCTATAGGTGGTTGCTACTATTCAGCTAGACTAGCTACAGCCGAGCTTTTGCTGAATAAGAAAAGACAAGCTACTGCTGTGTTACTCAGGGAAATATACCCTGGCTTCAATGTTCCAATAGGTGTCTGGTTCGTAAGAGAATCCATAAGAGAAATGTATAAGAGAGGACCGGTTATGAAGACCTATGATATAAACGAAGTTGTAAGCTTTTTGAATAAAGAAACAAAGCTAGGATCAGCGAAATGGATAGCTTCTTCTAAAATAATTCAGTTAATAATGACAGAAAAGAAAATTACGGAATACTTTTAG